In the Victivallis sp. Marseille-Q1083 genome, one interval contains:
- a CDS encoding alpha-glucosidase/alpha-galactosidase has translation MSEQTQSHAFHTKKAEQLGITSSVSRPLKIVFMGAGSGFFQPLLTDVMNIPGAETGEVGIVDINAERLALAEQLGNKILKAMGKTGWKLTATTNRLEVLPGADYVINCIEVSGTSCVRFDNDIPAEYGVHQCIGDTIGPGGLFKALRTVPVFLALLKDVEKYCPDAWVLNYTNPMSILCLAAARYSKAKVIGLCHSVQGSSHTLATYLDIPYPELQWRCAGINHLAWFVELSHKGRDLYPLLKEKARTDAEFLAQDPIRLDMMLYFDHFVTESSGHFSEYLPYYRKRPELIAKHCGKGYLGESSFYADNWPTWRQDCDQRRRAWVDGEKELDLDRSWEYASFIIEAMETNNPFKIHGTVINHGLIPNLPWNNVVEVPCFVNRNGINPTRFDDLPDHCAAVCASNLRMFDLAANACIERSKDLAMKALLLDPLTAAVCAPSEIKEMTYRLFDAEKDFLPDYK, from the coding sequence ATGAGTGAGCAAACCCAAAGTCACGCTTTTCACACGAAGAAAGCGGAACAACTCGGCATCACCTCGAGTGTCAGCCGGCCATTGAAAATCGTCTTCATGGGAGCCGGCAGCGGTTTCTTTCAGCCGCTGCTGACCGACGTCATGAACATCCCCGGCGCCGAAACCGGTGAAGTCGGCATCGTCGACATCAATGCCGAGCGGCTGGCGCTGGCCGAACAACTCGGCAACAAAATTCTCAAGGCAATGGGCAAAACCGGCTGGAAACTGACGGCCACGACCAACCGGCTGGAAGTGCTGCCCGGCGCCGACTACGTCATCAACTGCATCGAAGTCAGCGGCACCTCCTGCGTCCGTTTCGACAATGACATTCCGGCGGAATACGGCGTGCATCAATGCATCGGCGACACCATCGGACCGGGCGGGCTGTTCAAGGCGTTGCGTACCGTGCCGGTTTTCCTGGCCCTGCTGAAAGATGTCGAGAAATACTGTCCGGATGCCTGGGTTTTGAATTACACCAACCCGATGAGCATCCTCTGCCTGGCCGCCGCCCGCTATTCGAAAGCGAAAGTCATCGGCCTGTGCCACAGCGTCCAGGGTTCCAGCCACACGCTGGCCACTTACCTGGACATCCCTTACCCGGAATTGCAGTGGCGCTGCGCCGGCATCAATCATCTGGCCTGGTTCGTCGAATTGAGCCACAAAGGACGCGACCTCTATCCGCTCCTGAAAGAAAAAGCCCGGACCGATGCCGAATTTCTGGCCCAGGATCCGATCCGGCTGGATATGATGCTCTACTTCGACCATTTCGTCACCGAATCCAGCGGCCATTTCAGCGAATACCTGCCCTACTACCGGAAACGCCCGGAGCTGATCGCCAAACATTGCGGCAAAGGCTACCTCGGGGAGAGCTCCTTCTACGCCGACAACTGGCCGACCTGGCGCCAGGATTGCGACCAGCGCCGCCGCGCCTGGGTCGACGGCGAGAAGGAACTCGATCTCGACCGGTCCTGGGAATACGCCAGCTTCATCATCGAAGCGATGGAAACCAACAATCCGTTCAAAATTCACGGCACGGTGATCAATCACGGCCTGATTCCGAATCTGCCGTGGAACAATGTGGTGGAAGTTCCCTGCTTCGTCAACCGCAACGGCATCAATCCGACCCGATTCGACGACCTGCCGGACCATTGCGCGGCGGTCTGCGCCTCCAATTTGCGCATGTTCGACCTGGCCGCCAACGCCTGTATCGAGCGCAGCAAGGATCTGGCGATGAAAGCGCTGCTGCTTGATCCGCTGACTGCGGCAGTTTGTGCGCCGTCGGAAATCAAGGAGATGACCTACCGGCTGTTCGACGCGGAAAAGGATTTCCTGCCCGACTACAAATAA
- a CDS encoding glycoside hydrolase family 32 protein encodes MERILRIEGVYYLVPVKNGAPKITVRWPASANSASPGYFTFEAGSWDAYDFIACGVSPAPAGSEVTVEYSGDCAVDFHFTNAYPAAPDRYAGVGRPQWHFSSRRGWLNDPNGLFFLEGRWHLFYQHNPYGINWGNMHWGHAVSADLLHWEEWGDVLAPDDFGTMFSGSAVVDEANVSGLGDGSRPPVLLFYTAAGETCCQCLAYSRDGGRTFAKYPGNPVLPAFEDARDPNLFQDPVSGDWILALYLGDRSRKTYQLYRSGDLLHWRESGRELLLPGERECPGCFALPVAGEAGAVKFIFWGANGRYWIGDFDGVSFVPESGPFALFNRSGEGCAYAGQSWSHAPDGRRIFIAWLTWGEARGGGCFSQSMTVPVELTLQRRAEGLRLAAAPVRELARLRGREWRFERLEVRNGMPRELLELKTDDCGWEIEFELETATPLIASVCGIDVAFEPEQRKLRIAADELELPADAGKMFRILTDRGSVELFAAGGRIWFAKHLELSSGRPLAFADQCCGCGVLRNLRLRELRSVWQTESDGVGCPLHNRETGRRRK; translated from the coding sequence ATGGAGCGGATTTTGCGGATCGAGGGCGTTTACTATCTGGTGCCGGTGAAAAATGGCGCACCGAAAATAACGGTGCGCTGGCCGGCGTCGGCCAACAGCGCCTCGCCGGGATATTTTACCTTCGAAGCGGGCAGTTGGGATGCGTATGATTTTATCGCCTGCGGCGTGTCGCCGGCGCCGGCGGGAAGTGAGGTGACGGTCGAGTATTCCGGCGACTGTGCCGTCGATTTCCATTTTACCAATGCCTATCCGGCGGCGCCGGATCGTTACGCCGGCGTCGGCCGGCCGCAGTGGCATTTTTCCAGCCGGCGCGGCTGGCTCAACGATCCGAACGGCTTGTTTTTCCTCGAGGGCCGCTGGCATTTGTTTTATCAGCACAATCCCTACGGCATCAACTGGGGCAATATGCACTGGGGTCATGCGGTCAGTGCCGATTTGCTGCATTGGGAAGAGTGGGGGGACGTGCTGGCACCGGATGATTTCGGAACGATGTTTTCCGGTAGCGCGGTGGTGGACGAGGCCAATGTTTCCGGCCTGGGGGACGGGAGTCGGCCGCCGGTATTGCTCTTTTACACCGCGGCCGGTGAAACTTGCTGTCAATGCCTGGCTTACAGCCGGGACGGCGGCCGGACCTTCGCTAAATATCCGGGAAATCCCGTCCTGCCGGCGTTCGAAGACGCCCGGGATCCGAATCTTTTTCAGGACCCGGTTTCCGGTGACTGGATCTTGGCGCTTTATCTGGGCGACCGGAGCCGGAAAACATATCAGTTGTACCGTTCCGGCGATTTGCTGCACTGGCGGGAATCCGGCCGGGAATTGCTGTTGCCGGGCGAACGGGAATGTCCCGGTTGCTTCGCGCTGCCGGTGGCGGGGGAGGCGGGCGCGGTCAAGTTTATTTTCTGGGGCGCCAACGGCCGTTATTGGATCGGCGACTTCGACGGCGTGTCGTTCGTGCCGGAAAGCGGTCCTTTCGCCCTGTTCAACCGCTCCGGAGAAGGCTGTGCCTATGCCGGCCAGAGCTGGTCGCATGCGCCGGACGGCCGCCGGATATTCATCGCCTGGTTGACTTGGGGAGAAGCGCGCGGCGGCGGCTGTTTCAGCCAGAGTATGACCGTGCCGGTGGAATTGACGCTGCAACGCCGGGCGGAAGGGTTGCGGCTGGCGGCGGCGCCGGTGCGGGAATTGGCCCGGCTGCGGGGGCGGGAATGGCGGTTCGAGCGGCTGGAAGTGCGGAATGGCATGCCGCGCGAATTGCTGGAACTGAAAACGGACGACTGCGGCTGGGAAATCGAATTCGAACTGGAAACGGCAACGCCGCTGATCGCTTCCGTTTGCGGTATCGACGTCGCTTTCGAGCCGGAACAGCGGAAACTGCGGATTGCCGCCGATGAACTGGAGTTGCCGGCCGACGCCGGGAAAATGTTCCGGATTCTGACCGACCGCGGCTCCGTTGAGTTGTTTGCCGCCGGAGGTCGAATCTGGTTTGCCAAACATTTGGAACTGTCGTCGGGCCGGCCGCTGGCATTTGCCGATCAGTGCTGCGGCTGCGGCGTGCTGCGGAATCTGCGGCTGCGGGAATTGCGGTCGGTCTGGCAAACGGAATCGGACGGCGTCGGATGTCCGCTTCACAACCGTGAAACGGGCCGCCGGAGGAAATGA
- a CDS encoding helix-turn-helix transcriptional regulator has protein sequence MNRCIANPGESIDCFFHHRGIPLAVYCRLLEYGFTDRLKIMEHSHPGPPFARLFVFHRGGAEVELPDAGRHVTLRPGIIYLLPPGLSFDIRYGVSQLIYFHLHIGDAAGRPVFDTVREILSLADPILLKQFRASIFDDARWAALAAIVWALGVWLEPRFDELARRSEEARQFARLFEYLRHTPPGRVSVKELAEVEHLTPDALSKRFARVFKMPLSHYLADFRMRRARELVLHSELSIGEIARELGFADSQYFQRFFKQHDGVTPGNYRRLRREI, from the coding sequence ATGAATCGTTGCATCGCCAATCCCGGCGAATCGATCGACTGCTTTTTCCATCATCGCGGCATTCCGCTGGCCGTCTACTGCCGGCTGCTGGAATACGGCTTCACCGACCGCTTGAAAATCATGGAGCACTCCCATCCCGGGCCGCCGTTCGCCCGGCTCTTCGTCTTCCACCGGGGCGGCGCCGAAGTCGAATTGCCCGATGCCGGGCGGCATGTCACTCTGCGGCCCGGGATCATTTATCTGCTGCCGCCGGGACTCTCGTTCGATATCCGCTACGGTGTTTCCCAATTGATCTATTTCCATCTTCACATCGGCGATGCCGCCGGACGGCCGGTTTTCGACACGGTCCGGGAAATCCTTTCCCTGGCCGACCCGATATTGCTGAAACAATTTCGCGCCAGCATTTTCGACGACGCCCGCTGGGCCGCTCTCGCCGCCATCGTCTGGGCGCTGGGCGTCTGGCTGGAGCCCCGTTTCGACGAACTCGCCCGGCGCAGCGAAGAAGCGCGGCAATTCGCCCGGCTCTTCGAATATCTGCGTCATACGCCGCCGGGCCGGGTCTCCGTCAAGGAGCTGGCCGAAGTCGAACATCTGACGCCGGACGCGCTCTCCAAACGGTTCGCCCGGGTATTCAAGATGCCGCTGTCGCATTATCTGGCCGACTTCCGGATGCGCCGGGCCCGCGAACTGGTGCTGCACAGCGAACTGTCAATCGGCGAAATCGCCCGCGAGCTGGGCTTTGCCGATTCGCAATATTTCCAGCGTTTTTTCAAACAGCATGACGGCGTTACGCCAGGCAATTACCGTCGGCTGAGGCGGGAAATCTAA
- a CDS encoding MarC family protein yields MDSFASTVLLLFLVTNPIGNLPLFITTLDSLPPERYRPVVIRESLFALITLAIFMVGGDQVLRLLKITQASLELAGGIILLMIAIKLVFGSAQSEADVPGAPARPPRKEPFIVPLAIPYIAGPAAISTCILVGGKGWEMLLISLTALLAAWLLGTLILLSGRWAGKILGVRALAALETLMGLLLTTMAVEMLIKGIKIAFLQA; encoded by the coding sequence ATGGATTCTTTTGCTTCAACCGTACTGTTATTGTTTCTGGTCACCAATCCGATCGGCAATTTGCCGTTGTTCATCACCACGCTGGACAGCCTGCCGCCGGAGCGTTACCGGCCGGTGGTCATCCGGGAATCGCTGTTCGCGCTGATTACGCTGGCGATTTTCATGGTCGGCGGCGACCAGGTGCTCCGGCTGCTCAAGATCACCCAGGCATCGCTTGAACTGGCCGGCGGCATCATCCTGCTGATGATCGCCATCAAACTGGTATTCGGTTCGGCGCAGTCCGAAGCGGATGTACCGGGTGCGCCCGCCCGGCCGCCGCGCAAAGAACCCTTCATCGTGCCGCTGGCTATTCCCTACATCGCCGGGCCGGCCGCCATTTCCACCTGCATCCTGGTCGGCGGCAAAGGCTGGGAAATGCTGTTGATCAGCCTGACGGCGCTGTTGGCCGCCTGGCTGCTGGGCACCCTGATTCTGCTTTCCGGCCGCTGGGCCGGTAAAATTCTCGGCGTGCGGGCGCTGGCGGCGCTGGAAACCCTGATGGGTCTGCTGCTGACCACGATGGCGGTGGAAATGCTGATCAAAGGCATCAAAATCGCTTTTCTGCAGGCTTAG
- the bioB gene encoding biotin synthase BioB yields the protein MKINPLIENAYQVLDGAELSRDDALALADGIHGNDILDLISLANKVKDSYAVPMLSCSILNAKSGTCSQNCRFCAQSAHHRTQIETYPLLSAGEVLAAARQVYQSGIRTFGYVTSGYGYLEPTPEFLDILDTLDAVHAELPELKLCVSIGILSGKTARMLAEHHVWRYNMNLQTNPQRYAELIADTHTVEDKIRTIRHLQQYGVEICCGGIIGLGETWADRVEMAIAIRDLEVEGAPLNVLLPIPGTPLEHLEPISPADVAKTFALFRLINPSKQLKFAAGRETRMKDFQGLLMLSGLNSLMTGGYLTTRGRSVEEDQKFIAELADFSTPER from the coding sequence ATGAAAATAAACCCTTTGATTGAAAACGCCTATCAGGTGCTGGACGGGGCGGAGTTGTCGCGCGATGACGCTCTGGCGCTCGCCGACGGCATACACGGCAACGATATTCTGGATTTGATTTCGTTGGCCAACAAGGTGAAGGACAGCTATGCCGTGCCGATGTTGAGCTGTTCGATTCTGAATGCCAAGTCCGGGACCTGTTCGCAGAATTGCCGGTTCTGCGCGCAATCCGCCCACCATCGGACCCAGATCGAGACCTATCCGCTGCTCTCCGCCGGGGAGGTATTGGCGGCGGCGCGGCAGGTTTATCAAAGCGGCATCCGCACATTCGGTTATGTAACCAGCGGCTACGGTTATCTGGAACCGACGCCGGAATTCCTGGATATCCTGGATACGCTGGATGCCGTGCATGCCGAATTGCCGGAACTCAAACTGTGCGTTTCGATCGGCATCCTCAGCGGAAAGACCGCCAGAATGCTGGCGGAGCATCATGTCTGGCGTTACAATATGAATTTGCAGACCAACCCGCAGCGCTACGCCGAGCTGATTGCCGACACCCATACGGTCGAGGACAAAATCCGGACGATTCGCCATCTGCAGCAGTACGGCGTCGAAATCTGCTGCGGCGGCATTATCGGGTTGGGCGAAACCTGGGCGGACCGGGTTGAAATGGCGATCGCCATCCGCGATCTGGAGGTCGAAGGCGCGCCGTTGAACGTGCTGCTGCCGATTCCGGGAACGCCGCTGGAGCATCTTGAACCGATTTCGCCGGCCGATGTGGCGAAAACCTTTGCACTGTTCCGCCTGATCAATCCGTCGAAGCAGTTGAAATTCGCTGCCGGGCGCGAAACCAGGATGAAGGATTTCCAGGGACTTTTGATGCTGAGCGGCTTGAACAGCCTGATGACCGGCGGTTATCTGACGACGCGCGGCCGCAGTGTCGAAGAGGATCAAAAGTTCATCGCCGAACTGGCCGATTTCAGCACGCCGGAGCGATGA
- a CDS encoding 8-amino-7-oxononanoate synthase: MPASFYQRIAEELDVLRQAGQYRVLREIAEAGSTEVCWQGRRYVNLAGNDYLGLAADRDWRNRFYAECRQDTAQLGLSAASSRLLTGNHPFYGRLERSLGALYNNRAVLILNSGYHANLGILPAISRKGDLILADKLNHASLIDGLQLCQADYRRYRHLDYRHLEQLLSEARRNPEVREIFIVSESVFSMDGDLADLRHLAELRERYRAVLVLDEAHAVGVFGPAGAGLAEAQGVLGEVDFLVGTLGKAFGSAGAYVVTEPAAREYLVNKMRPLIFTTGLPPVVVAWTDFVVRHLPELAGRRDRVRQLAQQWSEVLEARRLATGGNSQIVPLVAGSNPAAVALAERFQQAGILVFAIRPPTVPPGTARLRFSFSATLDDDVIARMADLV; the protein is encoded by the coding sequence ATGCCGGCGTCCTTCTATCAGCGGATTGCCGAAGAGCTCGACGTTTTGCGGCAAGCCGGACAGTACCGTGTTTTGCGGGAAATTGCCGAAGCCGGATCAACCGAAGTCTGCTGGCAGGGCCGCCGCTACGTCAATCTGGCCGGCAACGATTATCTGGGGCTGGCCGCCGACCGGGACTGGCGGAACCGTTTTTATGCCGAATGCCGGCAGGATACGGCGCAGCTCGGTTTGTCGGCGGCTTCGTCCCGGCTGCTGACCGGCAACCATCCGTTTTACGGCCGGCTGGAACGCTCGCTCGGAGCGCTTTACAACAATCGGGCGGTATTGATATTGAACAGCGGCTACCACGCCAATCTCGGCATTTTGCCGGCCATCAGCCGCAAAGGCGATTTGATTCTGGCCGACAAACTCAATCACGCCAGCCTGATCGACGGCCTGCAGCTCTGCCAGGCGGATTACCGGCGGTACCGCCATCTGGATTATCGCCATCTGGAACAACTGCTGAGCGAAGCGCGCCGCAATCCGGAAGTCCGGGAAATTTTCATCGTCAGCGAATCGGTGTTCAGCATGGACGGCGATCTGGCCGATTTGCGCCATCTGGCGGAACTGCGGGAACGTTACCGGGCGGTGCTGGTGCTGGATGAAGCGCATGCGGTCGGCGTGTTCGGTCCGGCCGGCGCCGGCTTGGCTGAAGCGCAGGGCGTGCTCGGCGAAGTCGATTTTCTGGTCGGTACGCTCGGCAAGGCGTTCGGTTCGGCCGGCGCCTATGTCGTGACCGAACCGGCAGCCCGGGAATATCTGGTCAATAAAATGCGTCCGCTGATCTTCACGACCGGCCTGCCGCCGGTGGTGGTGGCATGGACCGACTTTGTCGTTCGGCACCTGCCGGAACTGGCTGGCCGCCGCGACCGGGTGCGGCAGTTGGCGCAACAATGGAGCGAGGTGCTGGAGGCGCGCCGGCTTGCCACCGGCGGCAATTCCCAGATCGTCCCGCTGGTTGCCGGCAGCAATCCGGCGGCGGTGGCGCTGGCGGAACGGTTTCAGCAGGCCGGCATTCTGGTCTTCGCAATCCGGCCGCCGACGGTGCCGCCCGGAACGGCGCGGTTGCGATTTTCCTTCAGCGCGACGCTGGATGACGACGTGATCGCCCGGATGGCGGATCTGGTTTGA
- a CDS encoding pimeloyl-ACP methyl esterase BioG family protein, producing MRTILQTANSTELLIIFAGWGMDETVFGHLAAGNQDVLYCFDYTEPGELAWPDLAAKYRRISLLAWSFGVFAAGCCCAGRSFERALAVNGTLTPVDDRFGITEAVFQATLENWSETVRHKFFRRMNDDQMTNRFFSAHPLRRTLESQRLELESLAAQAAGSRSPANCFDTVLIGRRDRIFPPRAQHCAWDREPAVRQIEADLPHYPFAVFDNYREIFHFDGN from the coding sequence ATGCGAACGATACTGCAAACCGCAAATTCAACCGAGCTGCTGATCATCTTTGCCGGCTGGGGCATGGACGAGACCGTCTTCGGTCATTTGGCGGCCGGCAATCAGGATGTGTTGTATTGTTTCGATTATACGGAACCGGGCGAGCTGGCCTGGCCGGATCTGGCCGCGAAGTACCGTCGTATTTCGCTGCTGGCCTGGTCGTTCGGCGTCTTTGCGGCCGGTTGTTGTTGCGCTGGCCGCTCCTTTGAACGGGCCCTGGCGGTCAATGGGACGCTGACACCGGTCGACGACCGTTTCGGCATCACCGAAGCGGTATTTCAAGCGACACTGGAAAATTGGTCGGAAACGGTCCGTCATAAATTTTTTCGACGGATGAATGACGATCAAATGACGAATCGTTTTTTTTCGGCCCATCCGCTACGGCGGACGTTGGAAAGTCAACGGCTGGAATTGGAATCTTTAGCGGCGCAGGCGGCGGGCAGCCGTTCCCCTGCCAATTGTTTCGACACGGTGCTGATCGGTCGGCGCGACCGGATTTTTCCGCCCCGGGCACAGCATTGCGCCTGGGACCGGGAACCGGCGGTGCGGCAGATCGAAGCGGATTTGCCGCACTATCCGTTCGCTGTTTTCGATAATTACCGGGAGATTTTTCATTTTGACGGAAATTGA
- the bioC gene encoding malonyl-ACP O-methyltransferase BioC codes for MTEIDKKLVCRRFGRHLTSYDANAHLQHQMAERLLTQLLRTTGRPAWPRVLEIGCGSGGLSRLIAERLQCGRLWLNDLVPDCAAAAANIAGAVFLPGDIETLILPESLDLILSNAALQWVGDLPRLLVRLRAALQHGGVLAFTTFGPATCREIGQLCQVALPYRSLDELTALLAAQFEVLERDEAVRTLGFSEPAAVLRHLKATGVSGAGRPEYWTRGRLAAFYAEYRQKFPFAGGVGLTYQPIRFIVRKN; via the coding sequence TTGACGGAAATTGACAAAAAACTGGTCTGCCGGCGGTTCGGCCGTCATTTGACCAGTTATGACGCCAATGCGCATTTGCAGCACCAGATGGCGGAGCGGCTGCTGACCCAACTGCTTCGGACGACCGGCCGGCCGGCATGGCCGCGGGTTCTGGAAATCGGCTGCGGCAGCGGCGGTCTCAGCCGGTTGATTGCCGAACGGCTGCAATGCGGACGGCTGTGGCTGAACGACCTGGTGCCGGACTGTGCCGCCGCGGCCGCCAATATTGCCGGCGCCGTTTTTCTGCCGGGCGATATCGAGACGTTGATTTTGCCGGAATCGCTCGATTTGATCCTTTCCAATGCGGCGCTGCAATGGGTCGGCGATTTGCCCCGGCTGCTGGTCCGGCTCCGGGCGGCGCTGCAGCACGGCGGGGTGCTGGCTTTTACGACCTTCGGTCCGGCGACCTGCCGGGAAATCGGCCAGTTATGCCAGGTGGCGCTGCCCTATCGTTCACTGGACGAATTGACGGCGCTGCTGGCGGCGCAGTTCGAAGTGCTGGAGAGGGATGAGGCAGTGCGGACATTGGGTTTTTCCGAACCGGCGGCGGTTCTGCGGCATCTGAAGGCGACCGGCGTCAGCGGGGCCGGCCGGCCGGAATATTGGACGCGGGGCCGGCTGGCGGCTTTCTATGCCGAATATCGGCAGAAATTTCCGTTTGCCGGCGGCGTCGGTTTGACATATCAGCCGATCCGGTTTATTGTGCGTAAGAACTAG
- a CDS encoding M48 family metallopeptidase has protein sequence MRVFKTVLGMAGGLLLWLAAGCATTPYTDRTQFITLSESEELQLGDEAWQEVLKECSVSKDEKQNAMLKEVATRLIAVADRPNYQWEYVVVDDDATANAFALPGGKIAVYSGLFPFVNSVDDLAVVVSHEVAHALARHSAERMSQQTMIALGSLLTDVAFESNQGANLAYSVISQYGFTLRYSREQEYEADHIGLILMLKSGFDVDCAIPFWERFDPDRGYDRLTQYASTHPRGAARAAEIAEALPELKKKYGKTD, from the coding sequence ATGCGAGTTTTCAAGACGGTTCTTGGGATGGCGGGCGGACTGCTGCTGTGGCTGGCCGCCGGCTGCGCGACGACCCCCTATACCGACCGGACCCAATTCATCACCTTGAGCGAGTCCGAGGAACTTCAACTGGGCGACGAAGCCTGGCAGGAGGTGCTGAAGGAGTGTTCGGTCAGCAAGGATGAAAAGCAGAATGCCATGCTCAAAGAGGTGGCGACCCGTTTGATTGCCGTCGCCGACCGGCCGAATTACCAGTGGGAATACGTGGTCGTCGATGACGACGCGACGGCCAACGCGTTTGCGTTGCCGGGCGGCAAAATCGCCGTCTACAGCGGCCTGTTTCCATTCGTCAACAGCGTCGACGATCTGGCGGTCGTCGTCAGTCACGAAGTGGCGCACGCGCTGGCCAGGCATTCGGCGGAACGGATGAGTCAGCAAACGATGATCGCGCTGGGCAGTCTGCTGACCGATGTGGCGTTTGAATCCAACCAGGGAGCCAATCTGGCCTATTCGGTGATTTCGCAATACGGTTTCACGCTGCGTTACAGCCGGGAGCAGGAATATGAAGCGGATCATATCGGTTTGATTTTAATGTTGAAAAGCGGCTTCGATGTCGATTGCGCCATCCCGTTCTGGGAACGCTTCGACCCCGACCGCGGTTACGACCGGCTGACACAGTATGCGTCGACCCATCCGCGCGGCGCCGCCCGGGCGGCGGAAATTGCCGAAGCACTGCCGGAATTGAAGAAGAAATACGGCAAGACCGACTGA
- the thrC gene encoding threonine synthase, protein MKVIPSCLKCVRCGKTYDLSQVRYNCQCGGTLDLTRDFSGVDGRELKKLWDSRWGAKRGVYASGVWRYKELILDIDDSCIVSRQEGNTRLYPAGKAGEYAGLKNFYLKHEGENPTGSFKDRGMTCGSTAAKFYGARTVACASTGNTSASMASYAAVSGMKSVIFIPEGKIAYGKLAQALAFGGKTLQIRGNFDDAMRLVQEVCRELNIYLLNSINPFRIEGQKAIGFEVLQQLDWQVPDWFVIPGGNLGNNTALSKGLQELYELGIIAKIPRIAVIQAAGSAPLANMWKHKTPFRAVENPETIATAIKIGNPVSWEKSLRGLEWCNGVVEDVTEQEIMDAKAMVDAAGIGAEPASCCSVAGAKKLVEAGVIDPEAQVVGILTGNILKDPDAVIGYHKDELGKLNIRGTYANQPQVIDCTLEAVRQALE, encoded by the coding sequence ATGAAAGTCATTCCTTCCTGTTTGAAGTGTGTCCGCTGCGGCAAAACCTATGATTTGTCGCAGGTGCGTTATAATTGTCAGTGCGGCGGCACGCTGGACCTGACGCGGGATTTTTCCGGCGTCGACGGCCGGGAACTCAAGAAATTGTGGGACAGCCGTTGGGGCGCCAAACGCGGTGTGTACGCTTCCGGCGTCTGGCGTTACAAAGAGCTGATTCTGGACATCGACGATTCCTGTATCGTTTCCCGCCAGGAAGGCAACACCCGGCTTTATCCGGCCGGCAAGGCCGGTGAATATGCCGGCCTGAAGAATTTTTATCTGAAGCATGAAGGTGAAAATCCGACCGGCAGCTTCAAAGACCGCGGCATGACCTGCGGCAGTACCGCCGCCAAATTCTACGGCGCCCGGACGGTGGCTTGCGCCAGTACCGGCAACACCAGCGCCAGCATGGCCTCCTATGCGGCGGTTTCCGGCATGAAATCGGTGATCTTCATTCCGGAAGGCAAAATCGCTTACGGCAAACTGGCGCAGGCGCTCGCCTTCGGCGGCAAAACGCTGCAGATTCGCGGCAACTTCGACGATGCGATGCGGCTGGTGCAGGAAGTCTGCCGGGAATTGAATATTTATTTGCTCAATTCAATCAATCCGTTCCGGATCGAAGGCCAGAAGGCGATCGGTTTCGAAGTGCTGCAGCAGCTCGACTGGCAGGTGCCGGACTGGTTCGTCATTCCCGGCGGCAATCTGGGCAACAACACGGCATTGAGCAAGGGATTGCAGGAGCTCTACGAACTCGGCATCATCGCCAAAATTCCGCGCATCGCCGTCATCCAGGCGGCCGGATCGGCGCCGCTAGCCAACATGTGGAAGCACAAAACGCCGTTCCGGGCGGTGGAAAATCCGGAAACGATCGCCACGGCGATCAAGATCGGCAATCCGGTGTCCTGGGAGAAATCATTGCGCGGCCTGGAGTGGTGCAACGGCGTTGTCGAGGATGTCACCGAGCAGGAGATCATGGACGCCAAGGCGATGGTCGATGCCGCCGGCATCGGCGCCGAACCGGCTTCCTGCTGTTCGGTGGCCGGCGCCAAAAAACTGGTGGAAGCCGGCGTGATCGACCCGGAAGCGCAGGTGGTCGGCATCCTGACCGGCAATATCCTGAAAGATCCGGACGCGGTCATCGGTTATCACAAAGACGAACTCGGCAAACTGAATATCCGCGGCACCTACGCCAACCAACCGCAGGTGATCGATTGCACGCTCGAGGCGGTCCGGCAGGCGCTGGAATAG